A portion of the Myxococcales bacterium genome contains these proteins:
- the maiA gene encoding maleylacetoacetate isomerase: MSDVVLYHYFRSSSSYRVRIALAFKGIRYRSVYVNLLKKEQSSDAHLARSPAGNVPCLEIEGRPYVESVAIVELLEELHPTPPLYPKEAWDRARVRALVELINAGTQPLQNLRVLARHTSEQEEKTAWAKHWNEHGLEAFERAMEQNETLGVRGRFAYGDTFTAADVFLVPQVFSAKRFGVDLSKFPRVRAAAEHALSLPFVAVAAPDRQADAPKARHDDLSPDARDAILTRALEVLEPIAQRTRFLESIGWSREVEEAFFAANAERLPEPSYDIDTSFCEESIANATALLGELQGDHVLLRWLRDQCESFIDANRMLLAVGTRDFYAHSVRIYGGARTTAFDADTTNLHLANHLHARLAEPSRSEDEVMLEASDFTDLMEERLDELGGSLEMKIERDPDLAAKVVCGRKRMRVRDGARFERTEAEGLFFHEIETHALTAQNGAAQRAFPLLRAGGPRTTRTQEGLAVFSELYSHTLTPRRLGRLAERVRLVAMAEDGASFLDLFRHLVKLGVPERDAFLDAQRVCRGGLTTGGAPFTKDASYLSGLLDVYTFLRSSLVFPTPVVGEILVSGRIAIADVEALLWLRAEGVLEAPRLLPRWLKRHDTLRSYFAFTSFLNEVDFKSDAGPAFPKELVERAAARAHEPLATGTRE, from the coding sequence GTGAGCGACGTCGTCCTCTATCACTACTTTCGGTCGTCCTCGTCGTACCGCGTGCGCATCGCGCTGGCTTTCAAGGGGATTCGATACCGCTCCGTCTACGTGAACCTGCTCAAAAAGGAGCAGAGTTCGGACGCGCACCTCGCGCGGAGCCCCGCTGGCAACGTGCCGTGCCTCGAGATCGAAGGGCGCCCTTACGTCGAGTCGGTGGCCATCGTCGAGCTGCTCGAAGAGCTCCACCCGACGCCGCCGCTCTACCCCAAAGAGGCGTGGGATCGGGCGCGTGTGCGGGCCCTCGTCGAGCTCATCAACGCCGGCACCCAGCCGCTCCAGAACCTCCGCGTCTTGGCGCGCCATACAAGCGAGCAAGAGGAGAAGACCGCCTGGGCGAAACACTGGAACGAGCACGGGCTAGAGGCCTTCGAGCGCGCGATGGAGCAGAACGAAACGCTCGGCGTCCGCGGGCGCTTCGCCTACGGCGACACCTTCACGGCGGCCGACGTCTTCCTCGTCCCGCAGGTGTTCAGCGCCAAGCGATTCGGCGTCGACCTCTCGAAGTTTCCGCGCGTTCGCGCCGCAGCCGAACACGCGCTCTCGCTCCCCTTCGTGGCCGTCGCCGCACCGGACCGGCAAGCCGACGCCCCGAAAGCGAGGCACGACGACCTCTCGCCCGACGCGCGCGACGCGATCCTTACGCGCGCCCTCGAGGTCCTCGAGCCCATCGCGCAGCGGACGCGCTTCCTCGAGTCCATCGGCTGGTCCCGCGAGGTGGAGGAAGCGTTCTTCGCGGCCAACGCGGAGCGCCTGCCGGAGCCTTCCTACGACATCGACACGAGCTTCTGCGAGGAGTCCATCGCGAACGCCACGGCACTCCTCGGCGAGTTACAAGGCGACCACGTCCTTTTGCGGTGGCTCCGCGATCAGTGCGAGAGCTTCATCGACGCGAACCGCATGTTGCTCGCGGTCGGCACGAGGGATTTCTATGCCCACTCGGTGCGCATCTACGGCGGGGCGCGCACCACGGCCTTCGACGCCGACACGACCAACCTTCACCTCGCGAACCATCTCCACGCGCGCCTCGCGGAGCCGAGCCGCAGCGAAGACGAAGTCATGCTCGAGGCCTCGGACTTCACCGATCTCATGGAGGAGAGGCTCGACGAGCTCGGTGGCTCGCTCGAGATGAAGATCGAGCGCGACCCCGATCTAGCCGCGAAGGTCGTTTGCGGGCGCAAGCGCATGCGCGTGCGCGACGGCGCGCGCTTCGAGCGAACGGAGGCCGAGGGGCTCTTCTTCCACGAGATCGAGACCCACGCGCTCACGGCGCAAAACGGTGCCGCGCAGCGCGCGTTCCCTCTCCTCCGCGCCGGCGGTCCCCGCACCACGCGGACGCAAGAGGGCCTCGCCGTCTTCTCAGAGCTCTACAGTCACACGCTCACGCCGCGGCGCCTTGGTCGCCTCGCGGAGCGCGTTCGGCTCGTGGCCATGGCCGAAGACGGCGCGTCGTTCCTCGACCTGTTCCGTCATCTCGTGAAGCTCGGCGTGCCGGAGCGCGACGCCTTCCTCGACGCGCAGCGCGTTTGCCGCGGCGGGCTCACGACGGGCGGCGCGCCCTTCACCAAAGACGCGTCGTACCTCTCGGGCCTCCTCGACGTGTACACCTTCTTGCGCTCGAGCCTCGTGTTCCCAACGCCCGTGGTGGGCGAGATCCTCGTCTCGGGGCGCATCGCCATCGCGGATGTCGAAGCGCTCTTGTGGCTGCGCGCGGAGGGCGTGCTCGAAGCGCCGCGGCTCTTGCCGCGTTGGCTCAAGCGCCACGACACGCTGCGCTCGTATTTCGCGTTCACGTCGTTCTTGAACGAGGTCGACTTCAAGAGCGACGCCGGACCGGCGTTTCCGAAGGAGCTCGTCGAGCGCGCAGCCGCGCGCGCGCACGAGCCTCTGGCTACTGGCACGCGAGAATAA
- a CDS encoding AI-2E family transporter has product MASSTRPPMQSEPPDVLRQKRHRALGVLAIVAALVLVRIAAPFGVGLFIGALLGFSLQPAYGALRRRHLSAGFSSLLCAVGAALVVSATLVGVMILFVSRGLRVLSALPDELGPQGSLGRFVTELTRMLTVMHTPVTDVSATLQAEAVSMGGRVAGWAADVATWTFGTLLALFFMTLSTYFVLRHWGDLARHMEELLPFERRHTHELLNQFRRAGRQVLLGTVLTGIIQGMFAAVGYRIVGVPEPGFWGVVTALASLVPAVGTLLVWVPIGIFKIATGHPVLGATLLIYSALTVGLISDYVIRPRLVGREPGVPTVLTFIALFGGVEVFGVVGLVLGPVLVTLSVAVLRTYQESLRAG; this is encoded by the coding sequence ATGGCGAGCTCTACGCGACCCCCGATGCAGAGCGAGCCGCCCGACGTGCTTCGGCAGAAGAGGCATCGCGCGCTCGGCGTCTTGGCCATCGTCGCCGCCCTCGTGCTCGTCCGCATCGCAGCGCCTTTCGGTGTGGGCCTCTTCATCGGCGCGTTGCTCGGTTTTTCGCTTCAACCGGCCTACGGCGCGCTGCGGCGCCGGCACTTGAGCGCAGGCTTTTCGTCGCTCTTGTGCGCCGTCGGGGCGGCCCTTGTGGTCTCCGCGACGCTTGTGGGCGTGATGATCCTCTTCGTGTCGCGGGGCCTTCGCGTGCTCTCGGCGCTGCCCGACGAGCTTGGGCCCCAGGGCAGCTTGGGGCGCTTCGTGACCGAGTTGACGCGGATGCTGACCGTCATGCACACCCCCGTGACCGACGTCTCCGCGACGCTCCAAGCCGAGGCGGTCTCGATGGGAGGGCGCGTCGCGGGCTGGGCCGCTGACGTTGCCACATGGACCTTCGGGACGCTCCTCGCGCTCTTCTTCATGACGCTGTCGACGTATTTCGTGCTCCGCCACTGGGGTGATCTCGCGCGGCATATGGAGGAGCTCTTGCCGTTCGAGCGACGGCACACGCACGAGCTCCTCAATCAGTTTCGGCGCGCCGGCCGACAGGTGCTCTTGGGGACCGTTCTTACGGGCATCATTCAAGGGATGTTCGCGGCCGTCGGCTACCGCATCGTCGGCGTTCCCGAGCCTGGCTTCTGGGGCGTCGTTACCGCGCTCGCGTCCCTGGTGCCGGCCGTCGGCACGCTGCTCGTCTGGGTTCCCATCGGCATCTTCAAGATCGCCACGGGGCACCCGGTGCTCGGGGCCACCTTGCTCATCTACAGCGCGCTCACGGTGGGGCTCATCTCTGACTACGTCATCCGTCCGCGCCTCGTGGGCCGCGAGCCCGGCGTCCCGACGGTCCTCACGTTCATCGCGCTCTTCGGCGGCGTCGAGGTGTTCGGCGTCGTGGGGCTCGTGCTGGGGCCCGTGCTGGTCACGCTCTCGGTGGCTGTATTGCGCACGTATCAGGAGAGCTTGCGGGCGGGCTGA